GAAAGAAATCGTCTCAAAGGAGTGGAGGGAACATGAGACCGCACCGGACATCATAGCTTTCCCTAAATTAACAAATTTGACACTCCAAGGTCTATTGAATGAATTTGTTGGTTTCTATGAAGCCAACAAGCTATACTCCAACCGTGAGGTATGTTACATATATAACTTATTATTTCGATGCTTGAATAgtataattgttttgttaattgtttgtgcctcaattttttattttttatttggtttacTTGCCATGAGGTCTGACTTTAGTTTGACAATTATTTACTCATTTTCTtcctaaaaactgaaaatgttCTCATACTGATAAATGATGAATTTAGTTTACTGcctttacaaaaaaataaataaataaataattgagcATGTGCAGACCACAAAGAAAATCATTccataaatttatatattttttaaaaatttggacTCATTTTTGTTAATGGTCTCattacataatatatttagAAATCTCGAACTATCTAAAGAAGCAACCTGAATTTGTACAAATTTTGGACTCATTTTTTAAGTTCGTGAAaactttcatgtatatattttcACCTGAATTGATTGTATTCGAGAAATCAAAGCTATAAACTACAGGTACAAGCTCCAAATTGTTTACTGAAAAATTCTTGCCACGTGGAAGCATTTAGTTTGACTTGCGACCACAAAGTCTATAgcttttatatgattattatCTAGAAACTGCCTActcaatattattttaatatttggttttattaatattttaatatgaagtCATATTGGTAAGATATTGGCCcaccacaaaaataataataataataattgagcttgttattaatttcatttttgagagatctattaattaattaattaatctttttagGTAACAACGCCTGAGGATCAAAATGTGGTAGGAACTTCATATGATGAGCATCAATCTTCTAGAAGCTTTGAAAGAGCAGTATTTCCATCAAAGTGCATTTTATGGTTACAAAATCTAGAAGAAGTGAAACTAGAAGATTCCAATGTAGATGTGTTCTTTAATCTGAAAGGCCATATGGTTAGGGATGGGCAGGCAGTTCCAGCATTTtctcatttacaaaatttgttCATAGGGTATTCTCGATGTCAACACCTTTGGAAGAACATTCCGCGTGGATTCCAGGGCTTCCAAAACTtaagatatttaaaaatagaatttgGTCATGATCTCCAGTATGTGTTCCCACATTCAATTGCCAGGCTACTTGTGAATCTTGAAGAGCTCAACATAGCGCACTGCTTGGAAATGGAAACTATAGTCAGATCTGcatatgaaaatgaaaaagaggatCAGACGAGCATGACTTTGTTTCCCAAACTAAATAGTTTTGATCTAGACGGGCTTCCGAGTCTTGAGAGTCTTTGTCCTGATGCTTCTACTTCTTTATGGTCAGCCGCCAAAGTTATGTCTGTGGAAAGATGCTACAAACTGAAGAAATTGGCTTCAGTAATTCCACAGATAAAAAAGTTGGAGAAAGATTCAACAGCTCATCACGAAGATGAAGACGACGGTATTTCATCAGGATCATGTGGATGTACACCTTATTCATGTGGCCCAATGACCAAACCAACTTCAAGAAGAAATATTGTTCAAATATTGCCACGTCCAGTCAATCAAGAGGTAAgcatttcaatttatttctatGAACCTCTACCCTAGAGCTACAATTGAGAATGACAATTGACATTGccatattgaaattatataaattatatacgGTTTACTCAATTGATGTTTGATTTTCTAGGTTGCACCAACAAATCTTGATCAAGACTCAAACAATTACGATAATCTAGAACGTCTTTCTGTACAATCTTGTGAGTCATTGGAAGTTGTTTTCCAACTCAAGGGACCAAAGGCTGTGGAAAGCCACAATGTTAAAGCATTCAATAAGTTGTGTTACTTGCTATTAGACGAATTGCCAAGTTTAATGCACGTATGGGAAACGGGCGGTTCACCTCATATCACAGGCTTTGGAAACTTAACATTCTTAAGTGTATCCCACTGTGGCAGTTTGCGATATTTGTTCTTGTCAACTGTAGCCAAGCTCCTTATCAGTTTAAAGGACTTAAAAGTTGGGAATTGTGAGAAGATTGAACAAGTTATTGCAGAAGCAGATACTGAATGTGTTGACCAAGAAATTACATTTCGTCAACTGAATTCCATAACGCTTGAAGATCTACCAaacctcatttgtttctctatTGAAGCTTATACTTTGAAGTTTCCATGTTTGAGGGAATTGAAGGTTATAAGATGTCCAGATTTAAGGACATTTGCTTCTAAGGTTGTCAGCGCACATTCTGTAATCAAAGTACAGACAGAGTTCGGAAAGTCTGAGTGGATGGGGGACCTCAATAGCACTATAGGGAACATTCATGAAAAAAGGTATGCTCTTGAATGTTTACTGGTGTTTAATCAATAATATAACAATAAAAGTGTTCCTTTTTCAAACCTGATTGCATCTCAATAATAcacattcttttcttttgaatacAGGGAAACACAGAGAAGTGCAGAGGtgagtatatatatgtaaactTCTATATTAAGGGAACACTGAGGTTTGCATATcttactataaaaaaaatatgccaTATTAacgaaaaaattaaattgagttAGCAAGATCAAATTACAATTTTAAtgatataaacaaaaaaaaaaaaaaaaaattaagtgtGAGAATGTTTAAGCTTCGATTTGACAATAAATTACAATGTATTTCATGTTTGTttgaggtttttttaattcaagtgTTCTATCATTGCGATATAGTAGAcgtaaacaaaacaaacaacctAATTTTGGTTGGTATCTCATTAGAACATCTCCAATGGGCTCCTCCCTAGATGAGATTCTAAGTTAAAATTTAGAGTGAATTTCAAGAACCCAACTCCAAATATGCTCCTGTCTTGATCTTAAAATAAGGAGACCCCTGGGTGCTCTAAAATATGAGAGAGAAATGTACACTTATATCTGTACATCGTTCTCTTCACACCCTCTCTCTTGTTGAACAAAATACTCCTTCTTGCAAGCCAAATCGCACAAAGGAAATCATTAAGACGAGATTTATAGACGGCTAGGATTTACGTTAACTGGGTTTTTGATAGATTTCTTTAATGTATTTTGCATCTCCATGTGATGATATATAGGAATTGAAGgaacttttctgtttttagtGATATGATCATGctgttgttttgttaaattatATTGATCGGAATATTGGTCAGCATGGTCACATTCTTTACGGATTTGTGGGACTAAGTGATGATAGCATAATTCAATTTTCTCTAGCTAGTTTCTGATCTAAGTATCtcaaaatatgttgttctacaGTTTCTtcagttaaaaaaaaaccctaggCAGAGTATTTAGAGCCTtctgaaatttgatttttgtagaTTAATCTAGAGATTTATGAATGTTGTAGCTTTCTGCATCATTATCAAAAACACTCTGAGGCTCCTTTTAAGTCCCAAGTTGACGATTCTCACATTTAGTGCATTGGATGAACACTTTCAATGTGGTGTAATTTATTGCGTTTATTCGATTTTAGTATAAGCTGATGAGTATTATTTTTCTAGTTTAATattgtttccctcttttcaGCTCACTGATGAGGAGGTTTGAGTTCTGTTCTGAAGAATTTTATGAGGATGTGCATACAGACGCTACAAAGTGAGTTCTTGAAGTTTGGGATAGCAAGTTGCAATTTCACATCTCTAACCTCATCAATTCTTGAGAAACAATCCCATTTCAATTCCAAGTGTTGAAGTGTATTATAATTCATGTATTGGATTTCATTTGTATATCATTCAAATGTTTGAGCGGATCTGATGGTTCAACTAATACCACATTCAGAAGCACTGATGACAAATTTCCCATCAATGGGgttaatttttcattcttcAATTTCCCATCAATGGgattaataatttttcaatgtcaCCAAAATTAACATATTAAAAAACTTTGGTTGATCACTTGGTGTCAAGATTTCAGAGAGACAGGCTAGCAGCCCACACTTAGTATGTATGgagttttatcacaaaagatCTCGGTACTATTAATAGTAGAACcacttaatatatattttattttatttttgtcaagaTTCTAATGTGGGATTTTTTACATGGGTCATGCTAGGAAGACCAATTTTAAATGTCAACTTGTGTACCATCTCTCTAATTATAAAGTAACTGTTTTTATTGTCCCAAATCCAATTATCATAAGGTTGCCTTGCACACCGTATTTGCTATTTTATTCTCACTTGGCTTCCAAAATAAAAGTGTTTTGGAAGATGTGTGATTTGGAATGTTAAATCCTCCAAAATCActagttaattaatttcctttttatattgaTGGCAAGTGAATCGAACAATGGGGGTGGGTATGCCAGTTTGGCTTCCCTAGGGCTGATTGAAGCTTAATGTTGTATAAGCATCGAATAGTCATTGTCATGACAATTGAGCATGAGGCCCACAGAGGCAATGGGTTTCTCATAGAAACCATAAGGGTCTGCTTGTATTTATACTGGTAAGATCTGAGATAAATGTTCcaagtgttgaagaatataaaaaggaaaatattagAGAGACCAAATTTAGATACTAACTTGTGCACTATCTTTCTAATAAAGCGTAGGACCCATTATATTGGCCGTCttcacctctattagagagatgATACACAAGTTGGTATCTAAAATTGGTCTTCCTAACATgacccaaaaaggaaaattaaaatcatataTAGTTTTTACTTTCCTTTAATGTTTGACACCatcttttaaattatgaaaaacaaattgaaagcTCACATTTAGTTATATTTCCATACCCCTCCCTTTTCCTGTGTGCAAAATTTTTATGGAAGATTGTATTTtctaccaaaaacaaaatcagagcCTCTCTTCCCTATAAATCTAGAGCATTTCTCCATTCTCAGATCATGTGCATTTGATGTCTTCTCTCCTTTGTTTTGCCTTGTTGCCTCCATTCTTCCTTGTTTAGTCGTTAtaactctttctttcttttttcatttttgttttgtttgttaatACTAGAGGATTAGGCGAGGTTAGCTCCCCAATGATGTTAACTCTCTCGCTATCTCTTTCTCTTCGTGAAAATATATAGGAGTACTTCAGAGAGCATTTCATCGGTACTCTCCACCTCCATACAAGAAAAGGTGCCACTTGTAGCAAGTGAAAATAATCATTCACATAATTTATATAGAGATGTTGCCAATTTCTCATAGGTTTTTTTAGTGACTTACTGGTCTGATTGGTACATaagaaaattttctctctcaaagatTTAAGGTCCGAAACATCAAATCTTTCAATCATAGGTTGTTCTGCTGGCTTAGGGCCTTGACCAGTCACTCTCACATAATCGTTTTACACAAGTTCAAGCAAAGACAAAAAGAGTGCTGACGACGATGATTGGAGATATTTGGTCTCATTTGAACTTTGCGAATATTTTTCTAAGGATACAGATATTGAGATggtaagtttttctcttttttttaaaaaaaaataaataaattaaatattctTGAAAGAGataaagataaagataaaggaaatatatgaaaatgtcAGCGATGAAGGACGGTAGGGGAACGATGGTAGGAGGGAGGTGGAAGGATGTGTATGGACTATtgtagaaaatgaaaactaaaaactaacaataactttaagttatttttcattttctagctttaaatttgtttcattttcattctttcACTATGCAATCTTGGTTCATCTATGCCTAGGCTGAGACGAGGGAATTACAAGATCAGCACCACAGAATAGAAAATGGAATAAGTGATAAGTCTTCATATATTGTTGAATGTAGCACTCATATTTCagagatttattttcttaattagttaagggatttactttctcattttatataattgattaTCATTGTAtacactagtaaaaaaaaccccttgcgcgaccaaattttgcgcgtcgcataaagtcactttgcgcgacgaaacaaaaaacttcgtcgctcaaactattgcgcgaccaaattttgcgcgacgaaaaacaattcgtagcgcaaagtcacttcgcgcgacaaacttttgcgcgacgacaatacatcgtcgctcaaagtcttgcgcgaccaaattttgcgcgacgaaaaaacattcgtcgcgcaaagtaactttgcgcgacaacaatacatcgtcgtcaaagtgactttgcgcgacgaatttttgcgcgacgacaatacatcgtcgctcaaagtcttgcgcgacgaaattttgcgcgacgaagttattgtttcgtcgcgcaaagttactttgcgcgacacacttttgcgcgacaacaatacatcgtcactcaaagtgactttgagcgacgaaacaataacttcgtcgcgcaaagtccttataaaaataaaaaatatatatattttaaaatctttgcatgacgtaatccaaacatttcgtcgcctaaactaatttatttttgttttttattttgtatgcatataacacttaagaaattaaacagtatatatatttattaagtagttttaaatttattattttagatcggatcggatttttgttagaaaaatatattattgttgttcagattgggtttttgttagaaaatatatattttaaattgacgatcgaattagttcattgtattcatatagggtcaaggagtgtagctgtaaaaaatcatcaaaatcggagttaaaataaccgttaaatcgtgatttgtcattataaccgtcgaaaagttttgtcccattacttga
The nucleotide sequence above comes from Prunus dulcis unplaced genomic scaffold, ALMONDv2, whole genome shotgun sequence. Encoded proteins:
- the LOC117613631 gene encoding disease resistance protein RPS2-like translates to MTKPTSRRNIVQILPRPVNQEVAPTNLDQDSNNYDNLERLSVQSCESLEVVFQLKGPKAVESHNVKAFNKLCYLLLDELPSLMHVWETGGSPHITGFGNLTFLSVSHCGSLRYLFLSTVAKLLISLKDLKVGNCEKIEQVIAEADTECVDQEITFRQLNSITLEDLPNLICFSIEAYTLKFPCLRELKVIRCPDLRTFASKVVSAHSVIKVQTEFGKSEWMGDLNSTIGNIHEKRETQRSAEVSIYM